A window of Oncorhynchus keta strain PuntledgeMale-10-30-2019 chromosome 27, Oket_V2, whole genome shotgun sequence contains these coding sequences:
- the ogg1 gene encoding N-glycosylase/DNA lyase, translating to MSQHALLSAGTKSWRSLACSRSELRLDLTLGCGQSFRWRETGNGHWTGVMGGRVWTLTQTDDTLWYHTYNSPNTIGGDGRKRRAGSLLQGSKGSGKRSKGVIEVKEEEEGEPVAVTPDRKEEELLNDYFQLKVKLGDLYRDWGAADPHFNSIAKIFTGVRMLRQDPTECLFSFICTSNNHISRIQGMVERLCQSLGTPLCQLDQTSYHDFPSLHALADNSVEACLRDLGFGYRARFLQQSARQILDSHGGPHWLQGLRSAPYLQARDALRTLPGVGPKVADCVCLMSLEKACVVPVDTHVWQIAKRDYSCAAGNGQKSLTDRVHRQIGDFFRQLWGPYAGWAHSVLFCSDLKKFQKLKETHSLKQEEEEKVKIKVEGEGINKNIIKMCNRKVNMSVKEEVE from the exons ATGTCCCAGCATGCATTGCTGTCGGCGGGGACCAAGTCATGGCGCTCCCTGGCCTGCTCACGATCAGAGCTCCGTTTGGACCTCACACTAGGCTGCGGACAGAGCTTCCG CTGGCGAGAGACAGGGAATGGCCACTGGACCGGAGTGATGGGGGGACGAGTGTGGACTCTCACCCAGACAGACGACACACTATGGTACCACACATACAATAGCCCCAACACcataggaggggatgggaggaagcGGAGGGCAGGTTCCTTGCTCCAGGGGTCAAAGGGGTCAGGGAAAAGATCCAAGGGAGTGATAGAGgtgaaggaggaagaagagggggagcCAGTGGCTGTGACCCCagacaggaaggaggaagagCTGCTGAATGATTATTTCCAGCTGAAGGTGAAGCTGGGGGATCTGTACAGAGATTGGGGAGCAGCCGACCCACACTTTAACAGCATTGCCAAGATCTTCACAG gtgTGCGTATGCTGCGTCAGGACCCCACAGAGTGCCTGTTCTCCTTCATCTGCACCTCTAACAACCACATCTCTCGTATCCAGGGCATGGTGGAGAGGCTGTGCCAGTCCTTGGGCACCCCTCTGTGTCAGCTGGACCAGACCAGCTACCACGACTTCCCCTCTCTGCATGCACTCGCAG ACAACAGTGTGGAGGCTTGTCTGAGGGACCTGGGGTTTGGGTATAGGGCCAGGTTCCTGCAGCAGAGTGCAAGACAGATCCTGGACTCTCACGGTGGGCCCCATTGGCTCCAGGGGCTCCGCAGTGCCCCCTACCTGCAGGCACGTGACGCGCTGCGCACCCTGCCCGGGGTAGGCCCCAAG GTggcagactgtgtgtgtctgatgtCTCTGGAAAAGGCCTGTGTTGTGCCTGTGGATACACACGTGTGGCAAATCGCAAAACGAGACTACAGTTGTGCGGCGGGCAACGGGCAGAAGAGCCTCACAGACAGGGTCCACCGTCAAATAG GGGACTTCTTCAGGCAGCTGTGGGGTCCTTATGCTGGTTGGGCACACTCG GTGTTGTTCTGTTCCGACCTGAAGAAGTTCCAGAAGCTGAAAGAAACACACTCTctgaaacaggaggaggaggagaaggtcaagataaaggtggagggagagggaataaACAAGAACATTATAAAAATGTGTAATAGAAAGGTGAACATGTctgtgaaggaggaggtggagtga
- the LOC127912489 gene encoding uncharacterized protein LOC127912489 isoform X1, protein MTTAHKGYAIGMTTAHKGYALGMTTAHKGYAIGMTTAHKGNPLGMTTAHKGNPLGMTTAHKGYAIGMTTAHKGNPLGMTTAHKGNPLGMTTAHKGYAIGMTTAHKGNPIGMTTAHKGYAIGMTTAHKGYALGMTTAHKGYAIGMTTAHKGNPLGMTTAHKGNPLGMTTAHKGNPLGMTTAHKGYALGMTTAHKGNPLGMTTAHKGNPLGMTTAHKGYALGMTTAHKGYAIGMTTAHKGYPLGMTTAHKGYALGMTTAHKGYAIGMTTAHKGYALGMTTAHKGNPIGMTTAHKGYAIGMTTAHKGYALGMTTAHKGNPIGMTTAHKGYAIGMTTAHKGYALGMTTAHKGNPIGMTTAQRLRYRNDHST, encoded by the exons ATGACCACAGCACATAAAGGCTACGCTATAGGAATGACCACAGCACATAAAGGCTACGCTTTAGGAATGACCACAGCACATAAAGGCTACGCTATAGGAATGACCACAGCACATAAAGGAAACCCTTTAGGAATGACCACAGCACATAAAGGAAACCCTTTAGGAATGACCACAGCACATAAAGGCTACGCTATAGGAATGACCACAGCACATAAAGGAAACCCTTTAGGAATGACCACAGCACATAAAGGAAACCCTTTAGGAATGACCACAGCACATAAAGGCTACGCTATAGGAATGACCACAGCACATAAAGGAAACCCTATAGGAATGACCACAGCACATAAAGGCTACGCTATAGGAATGACCACAGCACATAAAGGCTACGCTTTAGGAATGACCACAGCACATAAAGGCTACGCTATAGGAATGACCACAGCACATAAAGGAAACCCTTTAGGAATGACCACAGCACATAAAGGAAACCCTTTAGGAATGACCACAGCACATAAAG GAAACCCTTTAGGAATGACCACAGCACATAAAGGCTACGCTTTAGGAATGACCACAGCACATAAAGGAAACCCTTTAGGAATGACCACAGCACATAAAGGAAACCCTTTAGGAATGACCACAGCACATAAAGGCTACGCTTTAGGAATGACCACAGCACATAAAGGCTACGCTATAGGAATGACCACAGCACATAAAGGCTACCCTTTAGGAATGACCACAGCACATAAAGGCTACGCTTTAGGAATGACCACAGCACATAAAGGCTACGCTATAGGAATGACCACAGCACATAAAGGCTACGCTTTAGGAATGACCACAGCACATAAAGGAAACCCTATAGGAATGACCACAGCACATAAAG GCTACGCTATAGGAATGACCACAGCACATAAAGGCTACGCTTTAGGAATGACCACAGCACATAAAGGAAACCCTATAGGAATGACCACAGCACATAAAGGCTACGCTATAGGAATGACCACAGCACATAAAGGCTACGCTTTAGGAATGACCACAGCACATAAAGGAAACCCTATAGGAATGACCACAGCACAAAGGCTACGCTATAGGAATGACCACAGCACATAA
- the LOC127912489 gene encoding uncharacterized protein LOC127912489 isoform X2: MTTAHKGYAIGMTTAHKGYALGMTTAHKGYAIGMTTAHKGNPLGMTTAHKGNPLGMTTAHKGYAIGMTTAHKGNPLGMTTAHKGNPLGMTTAHKGYAIGMTTAHKGNPIGMTTAHKGYAIGMTTAHKGYALGMTTAHKGYAIGMTTAHKGNPLGMTTAHKGNPLGMTTAHKGNPLGMTTAHKGYALGMTTAHKGNPLGMTTAHKGNPLGMTTAHKGYALGMTTAHKGYAIGMTTAHKGYPLGMTTAHKGYALGMTTAHKGYAIGMTTAHKGYALGMTTAHKGNPIGMTTAHKGYAIGMTTAHKGNPIGMTTAHKGNPIGMTTAHKG, from the exons ATGACCACAGCACATAAAGGCTACGCTATAGGAATGACCACAGCACATAAAGGCTACGCTTTAGGAATGACCACAGCACATAAAGGCTACGCTATAGGAATGACCACAGCACATAAAGGAAACCCTTTAGGAATGACCACAGCACATAAAGGAAACCCTTTAGGAATGACCACAGCACATAAAGGCTACGCTATAGGAATGACCACAGCACATAAAGGAAACCCTTTAGGAATGACCACAGCACATAAAGGAAACCCTTTAGGAATGACCACAGCACATAAAGGCTACGCTATAGGAATGACCACAGCACATAAAGGAAACCCTATAGGAATGACCACAGCACATAAAGGCTACGCTATAGGAATGACCACAGCACATAAAGGCTACGCTTTAGGAATGACCACAGCACATAAAGGCTACGCTATAGGAATGACCACAGCACATAAAGGAAACCCTTTAGGAATGACCACAGCACATAAAGGAAACCCTTTAGGAATGACCACAGCACATAAAG GAAACCCTTTAGGAATGACCACAGCACATAAAGGCTACGCTTTAGGAATGACCACAGCACATAAAGGAAACCCTTTAGGAATGACCACAGCACATAAAGGAAACCCTTTAGGAATGACCACAGCACATAAAGGCTACGCTTTAGGAATGACCACAGCACATAAAGGCTACGCTATAGGAATGACCACAGCACATAAAGGCTACCCTTTAGGAATGACCACAGCACATAAAGGCTACGCTTTAGGAATGACCACAGCACATAAAGGCTACGCTATAGGAATGACCACAGCACATAAAGGCTACGCTTTAGGAATGACCACAGCACATAAAGGAAACCCTATAGGAATGACCACAGCACATAAAGGTTACGCTATAGGAATGACCACAGCACATAAAGGAAACCCTATAGGAATGACCACAGCACATAAAGGAAACCCTATAGGAATGACCACAGCACATAAAGGCTAA